The following proteins are encoded in a genomic region of Rhodoferax aquaticus:
- the leuE gene encoding leucine efflux protein LeuE, with protein sequence MSFYGVTDLWTYVLGALGIILLPGPNSLYVLSVASARGVRAGFKGAGGVFVGDTILLALTALGAASLLRTYPALFIVVKYVGAAYLAWVGINLLVAAVKKLRAGTSVIDAASDAAPTVNMNHPFKRALLISLLNPKAILFLLSFFVQFIDPSYATPAVPFLILSFIVMAFSAVYLSTIIFLGARLAQLFRARHRTSAGLSSAVGGLFVWFGVKLASASLS encoded by the coding sequence ATGAGCTTTTATGGTGTCACCGATTTGTGGACGTATGTCCTCGGTGCGTTAGGCATCATTTTGTTGCCTGGCCCGAACTCCCTTTACGTGTTGTCTGTTGCTTCGGCACGTGGCGTGCGTGCAGGGTTTAAAGGCGCTGGCGGCGTTTTTGTCGGAGACACCATCTTGCTTGCCCTGACCGCCTTGGGTGCGGCGAGCTTATTGCGTACCTACCCTGCACTATTCATCGTCGTTAAGTATGTGGGCGCCGCCTATTTGGCGTGGGTGGGCATCAATTTATTGGTGGCAGCAGTGAAAAAGTTGCGCGCAGGAACGTCAGTGATCGATGCCGCTTCTGACGCTGCCCCCACAGTCAATATGAACCACCCGTTTAAGCGGGCGCTTCTCATTAGCTTGCTGAACCCGAAGGCGATTTTGTTCTTGCTGTCGTTCTTTGTTCAGTTTATTGACCCCAGCTATGCGACGCCCGCAGTTCCTTTTCTGATTTTGAGCTTCATCGTCATGGCCTTCAGTGCTGTGTACTTGTCCACCATCATCTTCTTGGGCGCGCGCTTGGCCCAGTTGTTTCGTGCGCGCCACCGCACCAGTGCTGGTTTGTCCAGCGCGGTGGGGGGCTTGTTTGTGTGGTTTGGGGTGAAGCTAGCGTCTGCAAGTTTGAGTTAG